One segment of Campylobacter hominis ATCC BAA-381 DNA contains the following:
- a CDS encoding SIR2 family NAD-dependent protein deacylase, with amino-acid sequence MNEILILSGAGLSADSGLSTFRGNGGLWENYNVMEICSVEGFAKDRQKVLNFYDNRRIELKNVAPNSAHKMIAEIKAKYPDKIAILTQNIDDLLERAGCHDVVHLHGELTKLRCESCEHEFYIGYESQKDKKCPKCGSSRVRHNVVMFGEMAPFYATLYARLRDMKLFICIGSSGEVLDVANYAYMAEFSILNNLEKSFVDRNFTKVYNETAVNAALKIKLDIENFIKFGKI; translated from the coding sequence ATGAATGAAATTTTGATTTTAAGCGGTGCGGGGCTATCTGCTGATAGCGGGTTGAGTACTTTCAGAGGAAATGGCGGACTTTGGGAAAATTATAATGTAATGGAAATTTGCTCCGTTGAAGGTTTTGCAAAAGATCGCCAAAAAGTTTTAAACTTTTATGACAATCGTAGAATTGAACTTAAAAATGTCGCGCCGAACTCAGCTCATAAAATGATTGCCGAAATTAAGGCGAAATATCCTGATAAAATCGCTATTTTGACGCAAAATATCGATGATTTGCTTGAAAGAGCAGGTTGTCATGATGTCGTTCATTTGCATGGTGAGCTCACAAAATTGCGATGTGAAAGTTGCGAGCATGAATTTTATATAGGCTACGAATCTCAAAAAGATAAAAAATGTCCAAAATGCGGCAGTTCGCGCGTTCGCCATAATGTAGTAATGTTTGGCGAGATGGCGCCTTTTTATGCCACACTTTATGCAAGATTAAGAGATATGAAACTTTTTATCTGTATAGGAAGCAGCGGAGAGGTTTTGGACGTTGCAAATTATGCATATATGGCTGAATTCAGCATTTTAAACAACCTTGAAAAAAGTTTCGTTGATAGAAATTTTACGAAAGTCTATAACGAAACGGCTGTAAATGCGGCGCTAAAAATTAAGCTGGATATAGAAAATTTTATAAAATTCGGCAAAATTTAA
- a CDS encoding TRAP transporter substrate-binding protein, giving the protein MKKFLVFVTVFMFASFAFAERTYTLKLASTWENTTPVLGKTANDFKKYAETMSNGRLKIRIDTPSKHKAGFGILDFVKSGQYELGYTSLYYYKGKDPKTMFWTAVPFGMTTAEQHAWYYYGGGKELNEKLFDKYGIKTFIMGTTGMQMGGWFKKEINSLADLQGLKFRIPGFGGEVMSKLGVTINTIPTGELYMALEMGTIDAVEWVSPVYDMPLGFHKVAKYYYTGWQEPTGDTQLLINKNVYDKLPEDLRLILEAAARLAGENMQNSGFYQNSVIWQKMKKEFPDVTIKNFPPDVMEALKKATDEILDEEAAKDPLFKEILDSQRNFLKIGREWNKISETAYINNQNENMPKFPQISETNSTVKEQNLSK; this is encoded by the coding sequence ATGAAAAAGTTTTTAGTTTTTGTTACGGTTTTTATGTTCGCAAGTTTTGCGTTTGCCGAACGCACTTACACATTAAAACTAGCTTCTACGTGGGAAAATACTACGCCTGTTCTTGGAAAAACGGCGAATGATTTTAAGAAATATGCCGAAACTATGAGCAACGGCAGACTTAAAATCCGCATTGACACGCCAAGCAAGCACAAAGCCGGTTTCGGAATTTTGGATTTTGTTAAAAGCGGTCAATACGAACTCGGTTATACTTCGCTTTATTATTATAAAGGAAAAGATCCTAAGACGATGTTTTGGACAGCAGTACCTTTTGGAATGACGACTGCAGAACAACACGCCTGGTATTATTATGGCGGCGGAAAAGAGTTGAATGAGAAACTTTTTGATAAATACGGCATTAAAACGTTTATTATGGGAACAACCGGAATGCAAATGGGCGGTTGGTTTAAAAAAGAGATTAACTCTTTAGCCGATTTGCAAGGGCTTAAATTCAGAATTCCTGGATTTGGCGGTGAAGTGATGAGCAAACTTGGCGTTACGATAAACACAATTCCTACAGGTGAGCTTTATATGGCGCTTGAAATGGGTACAATTGACGCCGTAGAGTGGGTAAGCCCGGTTTATGATATGCCTCTTGGTTTTCATAAAGTTGCGAAGTATTATTATACCGGCTGGCAAGAGCCTACAGGTGATACACAACTTTTGATAAATAAAAATGTTTATGACAAACTTCCTGAAGATTTGCGTCTGATTTTAGAGGCTGCTGCCAGATTAGCCGGAGAAAATATGCAAAATAGCGGTTTTTATCAAAATTCCGTAATTTGGCAAAAGATGAAAAAAGAGTTTCCGGATGTTACAATCAAAAATTTTCCGCCCGATGTAATGGAAGCGCTAAAAAAAGCAACTGATGAAATTTTGGACGAAGAAGCTGCAAAAGATCCTTTATTTAAAGAAATCTTAGATAGTCAAAGAAATTTTCTTAAAATCGGTAGAGAGTGGAATAAGATAAGCGAAACCGCTTATATCAACAATCAAAACGAAAATATGCCTAAATTTCCGCAAATTTCGGAAACGAACTCAACCGTAAAAGAGCAAAATTTAAGTAAATAA